A genomic segment from Microbispora sp. ZYX-F-249 encodes:
- a CDS encoding WhiB family transcriptional regulator, protein MWITDWTSRAACRGADPDALFVQGAAQNRAKLICRGCPVRTECLADALDNRIEFGVWGGMTERERRALLRRRPDVESWRDLLESAKEEYERTNELIAG, encoded by the coding sequence ATGTGGATCACGGATTGGACCTCCCGTGCCGCCTGCCGAGGTGCGGATCCTGACGCACTCTTCGTGCAAGGCGCCGCACAGAACCGGGCCAAGCTCATCTGCCGTGGATGCCCCGTCCGTACCGAATGCCTCGCCGATGCGCTGGACAACCGCATCGAGTTCGGGGTGTGGGGCGGGATGACGGAGAGGGAACGGCGCGCGCTGCTGAGGCGCAGGCCGGACGTGGAGTCCTGGCGAGACCTGCTGGAGTCCGCCAAGGAAGAGTACGAGCGGACGAACGAGCTGATCGCCGGCTGA
- a CDS encoding ArsA-related P-loop ATPase codes for MSQPTGGRAGSNGEARDTDWDGVRLHVVSGKGGTGKTTVAAALALALAAGGRKVLLVEVEGRQGIAQAFDLPPLPYEERKIAVAPGGGDVYALAVDPEEAMLEYLEMFYGIKRVGKALTRMGVVDFATTIAPGLRDVLVTGKTSEAVRRRDKQGRRVYDAVVMDAPPTGRIARFLNVTQEVAGLARVGPIKNHADLVRGVLASPETAVHFVTLLEEMPVQETLDGIEELRSTGLPVGGVFVNMVRPAGLPEGVLEAAGQGRFDSAELALGLKAAGLTDATADASAVAEALAREVTEHALRTELEKRERVTLEEAGAPRYDLPLLPDGADLAGLYELADALRAQGVA; via the coding sequence GTGAGTCAGCCGACCGGCGGTCGCGCCGGAAGCAACGGGGAGGCCCGTGACACCGACTGGGACGGCGTGCGCCTGCACGTGGTGAGCGGCAAGGGCGGCACCGGGAAGACCACGGTGGCCGCCGCGCTCGCGCTCGCCCTGGCGGCGGGCGGGCGCAAGGTGCTGCTCGTCGAGGTCGAGGGACGGCAGGGCATCGCCCAGGCGTTCGACCTGCCGCCGCTGCCGTACGAGGAGCGCAAGATCGCCGTCGCGCCCGGCGGCGGCGACGTGTACGCGCTGGCCGTCGACCCCGAAGAGGCGATGCTCGAATACCTCGAGATGTTCTACGGCATCAAGCGCGTGGGCAAGGCGCTGACCCGCATGGGCGTGGTCGACTTCGCCACGACCATCGCCCCCGGCCTGCGGGACGTCCTGGTCACCGGCAAGACCAGCGAGGCCGTACGGCGCCGCGACAAGCAGGGCCGGAGGGTGTACGACGCGGTGGTCATGGACGCGCCCCCGACCGGCCGCATCGCCCGCTTCCTGAACGTGACGCAGGAGGTCGCCGGGCTGGCCCGGGTCGGGCCCATCAAGAACCACGCCGACCTCGTACGGGGCGTCCTCGCCTCCCCGGAGACGGCGGTCCACTTCGTGACGCTGCTCGAGGAGATGCCCGTTCAGGAGACGCTGGACGGCATCGAGGAGCTGCGCTCGACCGGGCTTCCGGTCGGTGGCGTGTTCGTCAACATGGTGCGCCCCGCCGGGCTGCCCGAGGGCGTGCTGGAGGCGGCCGGCCAGGGCAGGTTCGACTCCGCCGAGCTCGCGCTCGGCCTCAAGGCGGCCGGGCTGACGGATGCCACGGCCGACGCGTCCGCGGTCGCCGAGGCGCTCGCCCGGGAGGTGACCGAGCACGCCCTGCGGACCGAGCTGGAGAAGCGGGAGCGCGTCACGCTGGAGGAGGCCGGCGCGCCGCGCTACGACCTGCCGCTGCTGCCCGACGGCGCCGACCTGGCCGGGCTCTACGAACTGGCCGACGCCCTGCGCGCCCAGGGTGTGGCGTGA
- a CDS encoding ArsA family ATPase: MTRTAPALDIDAILDDPDTRIIVCCGSGGVGKTTTAAALGLRAAERGRSVVVLTVDPARRLAQAMGLTELDNTPRRVHGVDGAGEAGGELHAMMLDMKRTFDEIIEAHADPERARQILTNPFYQSLSSSFSGTQEYMAMEKLGQLRRSDEWDLIVVDTPPSRSALDFLDAPERLGRFLDGRLIRILTAPAKAGGRSAFKLLNAGFGMVAGILTKVIGAQVLRDIQMFVTALDAVFGGFRQRAEQTYRLLQAPGTAFVVVAAPERDAMREASYFVERLADERMPLAGLVVNRVHRPLAPSLSAARSSAAAEELDARGEHELTAAVLRLHAGRMQLAARERRQQEHFTSAHPTVPIAQVPAMPEDVHDLAGLRQIGQLLAS; the protein is encoded by the coding sequence GTGACCAGGACGGCGCCCGCGCTGGACATCGACGCGATCTTGGATGATCCGGACACCCGGATCATCGTGTGCTGCGGCTCGGGCGGTGTCGGCAAGACCACGACGGCCGCGGCCCTCGGGCTGCGCGCCGCCGAGCGGGGCCGCTCGGTGGTCGTCCTGACCGTGGACCCCGCCAGGCGGCTCGCCCAGGCGATGGGCCTGACCGAGCTCGACAACACCCCTAGACGGGTCCACGGGGTGGACGGCGCCGGAGAGGCCGGCGGCGAGCTGCACGCGATGATGCTCGACATGAAGCGGACCTTCGACGAGATCATCGAGGCCCACGCCGACCCCGAGCGGGCCCGGCAGATCCTGACGAACCCCTTCTACCAGTCGTTGTCGTCCAGCTTCTCCGGCACGCAGGAGTACATGGCCATGGAGAAGCTGGGCCAGCTGCGCCGCTCGGACGAGTGGGACCTGATCGTGGTGGACACCCCGCCGTCGCGGTCGGCGCTCGATTTCCTCGACGCCCCCGAGCGTCTCGGGCGGTTCCTCGACGGCAGGCTGATCCGCATCCTCACGGCACCGGCCAAGGCCGGCGGACGCAGCGCGTTCAAGCTGCTCAACGCCGGCTTCGGGATGGTCGCGGGCATCCTGACCAAGGTCATCGGGGCCCAGGTGCTGCGGGACATCCAGATGTTCGTCACCGCGCTCGACGCGGTGTTCGGCGGCTTCCGGCAGCGCGCCGAACAGACGTACCGGCTGCTCCAGGCACCCGGCACCGCGTTCGTCGTCGTCGCCGCGCCGGAGCGCGACGCGATGCGCGAGGCGTCCTACTTCGTGGAGCGGCTGGCCGACGAGCGCATGCCGCTGGCCGGGCTCGTCGTCAACCGCGTGCACCGTCCGCTGGCGCCGTCGCTGTCGGCGGCGCGCAGCTCCGCCGCCGCCGAGGAGCTCGACGCCAGGGGCGAGCACGAGCTGACCGCCGCCGTGCTGCGGCTGCACGCCGGAAGGATGCAGCTCGCCGCCCGGGAGCGGCGCCAGCAGGAACACTTCACCTCGGCCCATCCGACGGTGCCCATCGCACAGGTGCCCGCGATGCCCGAGGACGTGCACGATCTGGCGGGACTGCGCCAGATCGGGCAACTCCTCGCGTCCTGA